The Erythrobacter sp. SDW2 region GGCAACGCCCATGCCCAGGTCAGCGCCTATGGCGTGTTTCCGACCAGGGACGGCCCGGTGGTGCTGGCGCCTGCCAATGACGGACTGTTCCGCAAGTTGCTCAAGGTGCTGGGGCGGCACGACCTGCTGGGCGATGTCCGCTTCGCCGACAACGAAGGGCGCGTGATGCATCGCGCCGAGATCGACCGGCTGATCGCTGCCGAGACACAAAAGTGGCCGCGGGAGGACCTGCTGCGCGCCTGTGCCGAAGCGGCAGTGCCAGCCGGTCCGATCCAGCAGCTCGACGAAGTCTTCGCCGACCCGCAGGTGGTGGCGCGGGGCATGAAGATCGAGCCGGGCGGAATGCCCGGGGTGCGCAGCCCGTTCCGGTTCTCGGATGCGGAACTGGCGCTGGATGCGCCGTCACCGACGCTGGGCCAACACCAGCCGGACTAGGCTCAGGCCAGCGCGACCCTGAGTTGATCCACCAGATCCGTGCGCTCCCACGGAAAGGTTTCGCCCTCGGCCTTGCGTCCGAAGTGGCCATAGGCGGCCGAGACGCGATAGATCGGCTTGTTGAGCCCCAGATGGGTGCGGATGCCACGGGGGGTCAGGCGGACGAGTTGCGGCAGGATCTGCTCGAGCTGGTCCTCCGTCACGCCGTTGGCGGTGCCATGCAGGTCGACATAGAGCGACAGCGGCTCGCTGACTCCGATGGCATAGGCAATCTGGATGGTGCAGCGGCGGGCGAGCCCGGCGGCGACCACGTTCTTGGCCAGGTAGCGGGTGATATAGGCTGCCGAACGGTCGACCTTGGTCGGATCCTTCCCGCTGAAAGCCCCGCCGCCGTGGGGTGAGGCACCGCCGTAGGTGTCGACGATGATCTTGCGCCCGGTCAGGCCAGCGTCGCCGTCCGGCCCGCCGATCTCGAACCGGCCTGTCGGGTTGATATGGTAGACGGTTTCAGCCGTGAGCAGTCCAGTCGGCAATACCTCGGCAATGACACCCTTCACATAGGCCACGAGCTCGGCATACTTCGCCGCATCGCCGCCCGAGTTTTTGCCATCGCTCCAAGGCATGCAGTAATCGACCGCATGCTGGGTCGAGACGACAATCGCGGTCGCTTCGACCGGCTTCTCGTTCTGGTAGCGCAGCGTGACCTGGCTCTTGGCATCGGGCTCGAGGAAGGGCGCGGTGCCATCCTTTCGGTCCTGCGCCATGCGCTGAAGGATCTTGTGGCTGTAATCGAGCGTCGCCGGCATAAGGTCCGGCGTCTCGTCGCTGGCATAGCCGAACATGATGCCTTGGTCGCCCGCGCCTTCATCCTTGTTGGAGCCTTCGACCCCGGCATCCACGCCCTGCGCGATATGCGCGCTCTGGCCGTGCAGGTGGTTCTCGAAGGTCAGCGTTTCCCAATGGAAGCCGTCCTGCTCGTAGCCGATTTCCTTGATCGTCTTGCGCACCGCGGCTTCGATCTCGTCGCGCGCGCCCGGTGCCCAATAGCTGTTGAACTTCCACTCTTCGCGGGTCGGATCGTACATCGGGGCGCAGCGGATTTCGCCCGACAACATCACCCGCTGCGTGGTGGTCATGGTTTCGCAGGCGACCCGCGCCTCCGGATCCTTGGCCAGCATCAGGTCGACGATGGCGTCCGAGATCTGGTCCGACACCTTGTCCGGATGGCCTTCGGAAACGCTTTCCGAGGTGAAGAGAAATTCGCTGCGCATGGGGCCTCTTTAAGGGAAAAAGCGTCGATGGGGGATATAAAGAAAGCTTTATGTCTTGATACGAATCTCTAGCTCCGCCGCCAGCGCATGGCAACCAGCGAGAGCGCCAGCAGCAACGCCGCCCAGCCGAGGCCGAGGGCATTGCCGAGCCGGGCGAACAGCGTCGGCTGCTTGGCCGGGGGAACGAGGCCGGTGAGCCGGTCACGCGCATGCATGCCGAGCGATTGGCGGACCACGCCATCGGCATCGATCACGCCGCTGATCCCGGTGGTGGTGGCGCGAATGACCGGCAGGCCTTCCTCGATCGCGCGCATCCGGGCCTGGGCAAATTGCTGCGGCGGACCCCAGGCGCCGAACCAGCCATCGTTCGA contains the following coding sequences:
- the metK gene encoding methionine adenosyltransferase, translated to MRSEFLFTSESVSEGHPDKVSDQISDAIVDLMLAKDPEARVACETMTTTQRVMLSGEIRCAPMYDPTREEWKFNSYWAPGARDEIEAAVRKTIKEIGYEQDGFHWETLTFENHLHGQSAHIAQGVDAGVEGSNKDEGAGDQGIMFGYASDETPDLMPATLDYSHKILQRMAQDRKDGTAPFLEPDAKSQVTLRYQNEKPVEATAIVVSTQHAVDYCMPWSDGKNSGGDAAKYAELVAYVKGVIAEVLPTGLLTAETVYHINPTGRFEIGGPDGDAGLTGRKIIVDTYGGASPHGGGAFSGKDPTKVDRSAAYITRYLAKNVVAAGLARRCTIQIAYAIGVSEPLSLYVDLHGTANGVTEDQLEQILPQLVRLTPRGIRTHLGLNKPIYRVSAAYGHFGRKAEGETFPWERTDLVDQLRVALA